Proteins found in one Mucilaginibacter gracilis genomic segment:
- a CDS encoding DUF5009 domain-containing protein, whose product MSSKFKSRIQSIDIFRAVTMFLMIFVNDIDGVPGVPEWIKHAGERTDGLGLADIVFPAFLFIVGLSIPHAIQGRLKAGESKRNITGYIISRSAILIFIGFMHANMETYSADAVIPETWWEIQITLSFFLIWMDYPPNTSKALRYGLRGAGIALLIVMCALYKGGTAAAPTWLHFSWWGILGLIGWAYLLCALIYLYSEGNLLVLVTAWVFFLLFNLDFHFGWLGFLNGTQNYLGLAGNGAMQAFTASGLVISCLYAWFMRNKQPRLIWVALLLMSLILFNMGFMVRFFSGGISKAGDTPAWVMICTAINILAYGAFMFFMDMRGKQNWFSIIKPAGTSTLTCYLLPFLFYPLYQMTNIGYPDFATHGIGGLIKCLLFAFLMVWLAGRLEKWHIRLRI is encoded by the coding sequence ATGAGTAGTAAGTTTAAAAGCCGAATCCAATCGATAGACATATTCAGGGCTGTAACCATGTTCCTGATGATTTTTGTGAACGACATTGACGGCGTACCTGGTGTGCCCGAATGGATAAAACACGCCGGCGAACGAACGGATGGCCTGGGTTTGGCCGATATTGTTTTCCCTGCGTTTTTATTTATAGTTGGCTTATCAATACCGCATGCCATACAAGGCAGGCTCAAAGCCGGAGAGAGCAAGCGTAACATAACGGGTTACATTATTAGCCGTTCGGCCATACTCATCTTTATCGGGTTTATGCACGCCAATATGGAAACCTACAGTGCCGATGCCGTAATACCCGAAACGTGGTGGGAAATACAAATTACACTAAGCTTTTTTTTAATTTGGATGGATTATCCTCCCAATACCTCAAAGGCGTTGCGCTATGGGCTACGCGGGGCGGGCATAGCGCTGTTAATTGTAATGTGCGCGCTTTATAAGGGTGGTACAGCAGCGGCACCCACGTGGCTGCATTTTAGCTGGTGGGGTATATTGGGCTTAATAGGCTGGGCCTATTTATTATGCGCACTCATTTACCTGTATTCCGAAGGTAATTTGCTGGTGCTGGTTACCGCCTGGGTGTTTTTCCTGCTCTTTAACCTCGATTTTCATTTTGGCTGGCTTGGCTTTTTAAATGGTACGCAAAATTACCTGGGCCTTGCCGGCAATGGGGCAATGCAAGCGTTTACGGCGTCGGGGCTGGTTATATCGTGCCTGTATGCCTGGTTTATGCGTAATAAACAGCCCCGGTTAATTTGGGTAGCATTGTTACTCATGTCGCTCATTTTATTTAACATGGGTTTTATGGTGCGCTTTTTTAGCGGCGGGATATCAAAGGCCGGCGATACCCCGGCATGGGTAATGATATGTACCGCAATTAATATTTTAGCCTACGGTGCTTTTATGTTTTTTATGGATATGCGGGGTAAACAAAACTGGTTTAGCATTATTAAACCTGCCGGTACAAGTACGCTAACCTGCTACCTATTGCCCTTTTTATTTTACCCCCTTTACCAAATGACCAACATAGGCTACCCCGATTTTGCCACCCACGGCATTGGCGGTTTAATAAAATGCCTGCTGTTTGCCTTTTTAATGGTTTGGCTGGCTGGCAGATTAGAAAAATGGCATATCAGGTTGAGGATATAG
- the pdxA gene encoding 4-hydroxythreonine-4-phosphate dehydrogenase PdxA: MSDKLKIGISIGDVNGIGLEVIIKTLADTKILDYCTPIVYGHTKVASFHRKALKLNDFSFNVINTPAEANPKRANIINCWEEDVKIELGQSTPTGGKYAFLSLEKATTDLVAGDIDALVTAPINKHNIQNENFKFAGHTEYLQERAGGHDSLMFLVSDDLKVGVVTGHIPVGDIAKNITIEGIVSKLKMMNESLKKDFWIRKPKIAILGLNPHSGDDGLIGNDEQTTINPAISEAKALGILAMGPYAADGFFANGAYLKFDAVLAMYHDQGLIPFKQIAFENGVNFTAGLNIVRTSPDHGTAYDIAGKSVASEISFREALFSAIHIVKHRRESAELLENTLTFTKLSRDRD; encoded by the coding sequence ATGAGCGACAAATTAAAAATAGGAATAAGCATAGGCGACGTTAACGGTATTGGGCTTGAGGTAATTATTAAAACCCTTGCCGATACTAAAATACTGGATTACTGTACCCCCATAGTTTATGGGCACACCAAGGTGGCATCTTTCCACCGTAAAGCTTTAAAACTTAACGATTTTAGTTTCAATGTAATTAACACTCCGGCGGAGGCCAACCCAAAGCGCGCCAATATTATTAATTGCTGGGAAGAAGATGTTAAAATTGAACTTGGCCAATCAACACCAACAGGCGGTAAATACGCATTTTTGTCGTTAGAAAAAGCCACAACCGATTTAGTTGCCGGTGATATAGATGCCCTAGTTACGGCGCCCATTAACAAACACAATATACAAAACGAAAATTTTAAGTTTGCAGGCCATACCGAATACTTGCAGGAGCGTGCCGGCGGCCATGATTCGTTAATGTTTTTGGTTAGCGACGACCTTAAAGTTGGTGTAGTTACCGGCCACATCCCGGTTGGCGATATTGCAAAAAATATAACCATCGAGGGCATCGTATCAAAGCTTAAGATGATGAACGAAAGCCTGAAAAAAGATTTTTGGATACGCAAACCCAAAATTGCAATATTGGGCCTAAACCCCCATTCGGGCGACGACGGTTTGATAGGTAACGATGAGCAAACAACCATTAACCCGGCTATTAGCGAAGCTAAGGCACTCGGTATTTTAGCTATGGGCCCGTATGCGGCCGATGGCTTTTTTGCCAATGGTGCGTACCTTAAATTTGATGCCGTGCTTGCTATGTACCACGACCAGGGCTTGATACCCTTTAAACAAATAGCTTTTGAAAATGGCGTAAACTTTACCGCCGGTTTAAATATTGTACGTACCTCGCCCGATCATGGTACAGCTTATGATATTGCAGGTAAAAGTGTTGCTTCCGAAATCTCTTTCCGCGAAGCTTTGTTTTCGGCCATACACATTGTTAAACATCGCCGCGAGTCTGCCGAATTACTCGAAAATACATTAACCTTTACCAAACTCAGCAGGGATAGGGATTAA
- the rsmA gene encoding 16S rRNA (adenine(1518)-N(6)/adenine(1519)-N(6))-dimethyltransferase RsmA: protein MSIVRAKKHLGQHFLTDKNIAEKIVNSLKLTDSYKQVLEVGPGMGILSDFLLKKTEYETYLIDIDTESFQFLQKKYPALGSRLINADFLEMDFSQTFTGPFAIIGNFPYNISSQILFKVLDNRQQVVEVVGMFQKEVAERCAAKPGSKEYGILSVFLQAYYKVDYLFTVKAGVFNPPPKVLSAVIRLSRNETPQLDCDEKLFWQLVKAGFNQRRKTLRNAISSLIPKEKITDHPLLDLRAERLSVADFVTLTNKVTAER, encoded by the coding sequence ATGAGTATAGTACGGGCAAAAAAACATCTGGGGCAACACTTTTTAACGGATAAAAATATTGCCGAAAAGATAGTGAACAGCCTTAAACTAACCGATAGCTATAAACAGGTGCTTGAAGTTGGTCCCGGCATGGGTATCCTGTCGGATTTTTTGCTCAAAAAAACCGAATATGAAACGTACCTGATTGATATTGACACCGAAAGCTTTCAGTTTCTGCAAAAAAAATACCCGGCTTTAGGCAGCCGCCTTATTAATGCCGATTTTTTGGAGATGGATTTTAGCCAAACTTTTACCGGCCCGTTTGCTATCATCGGCAACTTTCCGTACAACATATCATCGCAAATATTATTTAAGGTATTAGACAACCGGCAGCAAGTGGTTGAAGTTGTAGGCATGTTTCAAAAAGAGGTTGCCGAGCGTTGCGCAGCCAAACCCGGCAGTAAAGAGTATGGCATTTTAAGCGTTTTTTTGCAGGCTTATTATAAGGTTGATTATTTATTTACCGTAAAGGCCGGTGTGTTTAACCCGCCACCCAAAGTGCTATCGGCAGTGATACGCTTATCGCGGAATGAAACCCCGCAATTAGATTGCGACGAAAAATTGTTTTGGCAATTGGTGAAAGCGGGCTTTAACCAGCGCCGTAAAACTTTGCGCAATGCCATATCATCCCTAATACCAAAGGAAAAAATAACCGACCACCCACTGCTTGACTTGCGCGCCGAACGTTTAAGCGTTGCCGATTTTGTAACGCTAACCAATAAGGTTACTGCCGAGCGATAG
- a CDS encoding phage holin family protein — protein MMKFILEIFLTGLAILIVAQIIPGVVVNGYLTALIAGILLGVVNATIGLILRILTFPLNILTLGLISFIISVFMVLLVSHILNGFYVHGFFSAALFAIALALIKMLFHSLEKSR, from the coding sequence ATGATGAAATTTATACTCGAAATATTTTTAACCGGACTGGCTATCCTTATTGTAGCCCAAATTATACCGGGCGTTGTAGTTAATGGTTATTTAACAGCTTTAATAGCAGGCATTTTGCTTGGCGTGGTAAATGCAACTATCGGCTTAATTTTACGCATACTTACCTTTCCGCTTAATATTTTAACGCTGGGCCTGATATCGTTTATTATAAGCGTGTTTATGGTTTTACTGGTGAGCCATATATTAAACGGCTTTTATGTACACGGCTTTTTTTCGGCGGCACTTTTTGCCATTGCGCTGGCTTTAATTAAAATGCTTTTCCATAGTTTGGAAAAAAGCAGATAA
- a CDS encoding peroxiredoxin family protein — MRKLMAVIAFLILSSNIVLAQAKLVNGIWHASVKTASGKLIPFTFEVKGDAGKKQLAIINGSEHFLVPDVKAEGDSVFIHMPLFDSEFRAAFVGDDLKGRWIRHLPKQDLLFDFAAEPNQNYRFFKTTAKPAFNVNGRWAAIFASGDTTVAEFKQQGAHLTGTFLTTTGDYRYLEGVVAGDSLYLSCFDGGHAFLFTAKIRDAQTLTDGKFFAGYTSKDQWTAIKNANAKLPDAYSLTALKPGYKKVAFTFTDLDGKKVSLTDDRFKNKVVILQMMGSWCPNCMDETAYMVNFYKKYHAKGVEVVGLAYERSTDFNRSKKSIEQLKNRFNVPYPLLITGYTNDKAETGKSLPMMANFLAFPTTIIIDKKGDVRKIHTGFSGPGTGDHYAEFINEFEKLNDDLLAEK; from the coding sequence ATGAGAAAACTGATGGCAGTAATTGCCTTTTTAATATTGAGTTCTAATATAGTTTTGGCTCAGGCTAAATTGGTTAATGGCATTTGGCATGCATCGGTTAAAACGGCATCCGGAAAACTAATTCCTTTTACTTTTGAGGTAAAGGGCGATGCCGGCAAAAAACAACTGGCCATTATAAACGGGAGTGAGCATTTTTTGGTGCCTGATGTTAAAGCCGAAGGCGATTCGGTGTTTATCCACATGCCTTTGTTTGATTCGGAATTTAGGGCCGCTTTTGTTGGTGATGATTTAAAGGGCCGTTGGATAAGACATTTACCAAAGCAAGATTTGCTGTTTGATTTTGCCGCCGAGCCTAATCAAAATTATCGCTTTTTTAAAACTACTGCTAAACCGGCCTTTAATGTTAACGGGCGGTGGGCTGCCATATTTGCCAGTGGCGATACCACAGTAGCCGAATTTAAACAGCAGGGTGCGCACCTAACCGGCACCTTTTTAACCACAACCGGCGATTACCGTTACCTTGAAGGCGTAGTTGCAGGCGATAGCCTTTATTTAAGTTGTTTTGATGGCGGCCATGCGTTTTTATTCACCGCTAAAATTAGGGATGCGCAAACGCTTACCGATGGTAAGTTTTTTGCAGGTTATACCAGTAAAGACCAATGGACAGCTATAAAAAACGCCAATGCCAAATTACCGGATGCCTACTCGTTAACGGCCCTAAAGCCTGGTTATAAAAAGGTGGCATTTACTTTTACCGATCTGGATGGCAAAAAGGTATCATTAACCGACGATCGCTTTAAAAACAAGGTCGTTATTTTGCAGATGATGGGCTCGTGGTGCCCAAATTGTATGGACGAAACGGCCTATATGGTTAACTTTTACAAAAAATATCATGCTAAAGGCGTTGAAGTTGTTGGCCTGGCTTACGAACGAAGCACAGATTTTAACCGATCGAAAAAAAGTATTGAACAGCTAAAAAATCGCTTTAACGTACCTTATCCGTTACTGATAACGGGCTATACTAACGACAAGGCCGAAACCGGTAAAAGCTTACCCATGATGGCTAATTTTTTAGCTTTCCCTACAACTATTATTATTGATAAAAAAGGAGATGTGCGTAAAATACACACAGGTTTTAGCGGCCCCGGAACCGGAGACCACTATGCCGAGTTTATTAACGAGTTTGAAAAACTTAACGACGATTTGTTAGCCGAAAAATAA